The Acinonyx jubatus isolate Ajub_Pintada_27869175 chromosome E3, VMU_Ajub_asm_v1.0, whole genome shotgun sequence genome has a window encoding:
- the HAGH gene encoding hydroxyacylglutathione hydrolase, mitochondrial isoform X2: protein MVLGRGLLGLRSVSALGAACVRRGLGRDIRTPGLLCRVSLVRPPVDADRGCPLSSGPALLGVLLHHTDCRKSSTMDQGTLRVELLPALTDNYMYLIIDGETKEAAIVDPVQPQKVIETVRKHGVKLTTVLTTHHHWDHAGGNEKLGKLEPGLKVCGGDDRIGALTHKVTHLSTLQVGSLNVKCLSTPCHTSGHICYFVSKPGSSEPPAVFTGDTLFVAGCGKFYEGTADEMYKALLEILGRLPPDTRVYCGHEYTINNLKFARHVEPNNTAIQEKLAWAKEKYGIGEPTVPSTIAEEFTYNPFMRVSLAFGFRREKTVQQHAGETDPVTTMRAIRKEKDHFKVPRD from the exons ATGGTGCTGGGCCGCGGACTGCTCGGCCTCCGGAGCGTCTCCGCACTGGGAGCCGCCTGCGTCCGCCGCGGCCTGG GTCGTGACATCAGGACGCCAGGGCTCCTGTGCCGTGTCAGCCTGGTGCGGCCTCCTGTGGACGCTGACCGGGGCTGCCCTTTGTCTTCAGGTCCGGCCCTGCTGGGCGTCCTTCTCCATCACACGGACTGTAGGAAGAGCTCCACCATGGACCAGGGAACCCTGAGGGTCGAGTTGCTGCCCGCGCTGACCGACAACTACATGTACCTGATCATCGACGGCGAGACCAAGGAGGCCGCCATCGTGGACCCGGTGCAGCCTCAGAAG GTCATAGAAACGGTGAGAAAGCACGGCGTGAAGCTGACCACAGTGCTCACCACCCACCACCACTG GGACCACGCTGGTGGGAACGAGAAGCTGGGCAAGTTGGAGCCTGGGTTGAAGGTGTGTGGGGGCGACGACCGGATCGGGGCACTGACTCACAAGGTCACGCATCTGTCCACGCTGCAG GTGGGGTCTCTCAACGTCAAGTGCCTGTCGACACCGTGCCACACTTCCGGCCACATCTGCTACTTCGTGAGCAAGCCCGGGAGCTCTGAGCCTCCTGCTGTGTTCACAG GCGACACCTTGTTCGTGGCTGGCTGTGGGAAGTTCTACGAAGGGACAGCGGACGAGATGTACAAAGCCCTGCTTGAGATCCTGGGCCGGCTCCCTCCAGACACG AGAGTGTACTGCGGCCACGAATATACCATCAACAACCTCAAGTTCGCGCGCCACGTGGAGCCCAACAATACTGCCATTCAGGAGAAACTGGCCTGGGCCAAG GAGAAGTACGGTATCGGGGAGCCCACAGTGCCGTCCACCATCGCGGAGGAGTTCACCTACAACCCGTTCATGAGAGTGAG CCTGGCCTTCGGCTTCCGCAGGGAGAAGACGGTGCAGCAGCATGCTGGCGAGACGGACCCGGTGACCACCATGCGGGCCATCCGCAAAGAGAAGGACCATTTCAAGGTGCCCCGGGACTGA
- the HAGH gene encoding hydroxyacylglutathione hydrolase, mitochondrial isoform X1: MVLGRGLLGLRSVSALGAACVRRGLGRDIRTPGLLCRVSLVRPPVDADRGCPLSSGPALLGVLLHHTDCRKSSTMDQGTLRVELLPALTDNYMYLIIDGETKEAAIVDPVQPQKVIETVRKHGVKLTTVLTTHHHWDHAGGNEKLGKLEPGLKVCGGDDRIGALTHKVTHLSTLQVGSLNVKCLSTPCHTSGHICYFVSKPGSSEPPAVFTGDTLFVAGCGKFYEGTADEMYKALLEILGRLPPDTRVYCGHEYTINNLKFARHVEPNNTAIQEKLAWAKEVEKEFSGGVNTGGSREYSKTPSLFSPEGEDQRLATSLRLDLPPDPYLASHQRLKDPLLPPLVTFGGGTGTLGSEGPVCGC; this comes from the exons ATGGTGCTGGGCCGCGGACTGCTCGGCCTCCGGAGCGTCTCCGCACTGGGAGCCGCCTGCGTCCGCCGCGGCCTGG GTCGTGACATCAGGACGCCAGGGCTCCTGTGCCGTGTCAGCCTGGTGCGGCCTCCTGTGGACGCTGACCGGGGCTGCCCTTTGTCTTCAGGTCCGGCCCTGCTGGGCGTCCTTCTCCATCACACGGACTGTAGGAAGAGCTCCACCATGGACCAGGGAACCCTGAGGGTCGAGTTGCTGCCCGCGCTGACCGACAACTACATGTACCTGATCATCGACGGCGAGACCAAGGAGGCCGCCATCGTGGACCCGGTGCAGCCTCAGAAG GTCATAGAAACGGTGAGAAAGCACGGCGTGAAGCTGACCACAGTGCTCACCACCCACCACCACTG GGACCACGCTGGTGGGAACGAGAAGCTGGGCAAGTTGGAGCCTGGGTTGAAGGTGTGTGGGGGCGACGACCGGATCGGGGCACTGACTCACAAGGTCACGCATCTGTCCACGCTGCAG GTGGGGTCTCTCAACGTCAAGTGCCTGTCGACACCGTGCCACACTTCCGGCCACATCTGCTACTTCGTGAGCAAGCCCGGGAGCTCTGAGCCTCCTGCTGTGTTCACAG GCGACACCTTGTTCGTGGCTGGCTGTGGGAAGTTCTACGAAGGGACAGCGGACGAGATGTACAAAGCCCTGCTTGAGATCCTGGGCCGGCTCCCTCCAGACACG AGAGTGTACTGCGGCCACGAATATACCATCAACAACCTCAAGTTCGCGCGCCACGTGGAGCCCAACAATACTGCCATTCAGGAGAAACTGGCCTGGGCCAAG gaggtggagaaggaattCTCAGGAGGAGTGAATACTGGAGGAAGCAGGGAATATTCTAAAACACCCAGCTTGTTTTCACCAGAAGGGGAGGATCAGAGATTAGCGACAAGCCTTCGTCTTGACCTCCCGCCAGACCCCTACTTGGCATCCCACCAGCGGTTGAAGGATCCCCTCTTGCCACCACTGGTCACGTTTGGGGGTGGCACCGGGACCCTCGGGTCTGAGGGCCCTGTGTGTGGGTGCTGA
- the HAGH gene encoding hydroxyacylglutathione hydrolase, mitochondrial isoform X3: MVLGRGLLGLRSVSALGAACVRRGLGRDIRTPGLLCRVSLVRPPVDADRGCPLSSGPALLGVLLHHTDCRKSSTMDQGTLRVELLPALTDNYMYLIIDGETKEAAIVDPVQPQKVIETVRKHGVKLTTVLTTHHHWDHAGGNEKLGKLEPGLKVCGGDDRIGALTHKVTHLSTLQVGSLNVKCLSTPCHTSGHICYFVSKPGSSEPPAVFTGDTLFVAGCGKFYEGTADEMYKALLEILGRLPPDTRVYCGHEYTINNLKFARHVEPNNTAIQEKLAWAKEKYGIGEPTVPSTIAEEFTYNPFMRVREKTVQQHAGETDPVTTMRAIRKEKDHFKVPRD; encoded by the exons ATGGTGCTGGGCCGCGGACTGCTCGGCCTCCGGAGCGTCTCCGCACTGGGAGCCGCCTGCGTCCGCCGCGGCCTGG GTCGTGACATCAGGACGCCAGGGCTCCTGTGCCGTGTCAGCCTGGTGCGGCCTCCTGTGGACGCTGACCGGGGCTGCCCTTTGTCTTCAGGTCCGGCCCTGCTGGGCGTCCTTCTCCATCACACGGACTGTAGGAAGAGCTCCACCATGGACCAGGGAACCCTGAGGGTCGAGTTGCTGCCCGCGCTGACCGACAACTACATGTACCTGATCATCGACGGCGAGACCAAGGAGGCCGCCATCGTGGACCCGGTGCAGCCTCAGAAG GTCATAGAAACGGTGAGAAAGCACGGCGTGAAGCTGACCACAGTGCTCACCACCCACCACCACTG GGACCACGCTGGTGGGAACGAGAAGCTGGGCAAGTTGGAGCCTGGGTTGAAGGTGTGTGGGGGCGACGACCGGATCGGGGCACTGACTCACAAGGTCACGCATCTGTCCACGCTGCAG GTGGGGTCTCTCAACGTCAAGTGCCTGTCGACACCGTGCCACACTTCCGGCCACATCTGCTACTTCGTGAGCAAGCCCGGGAGCTCTGAGCCTCCTGCTGTGTTCACAG GCGACACCTTGTTCGTGGCTGGCTGTGGGAAGTTCTACGAAGGGACAGCGGACGAGATGTACAAAGCCCTGCTTGAGATCCTGGGCCGGCTCCCTCCAGACACG AGAGTGTACTGCGGCCACGAATATACCATCAACAACCTCAAGTTCGCGCGCCACGTGGAGCCCAACAATACTGCCATTCAGGAGAAACTGGCCTGGGCCAAG GAGAAGTACGGTATCGGGGAGCCCACAGTGCCGTCCACCATCGCGGAGGAGTTCACCTACAACCCGTTCATGAGAGTGAG GGAGAAGACGGTGCAGCAGCATGCTGGCGAGACGGACCCGGTGACCACCATGCGGGCCATCCGCAAAGAGAAGGACCATTTCAAGGTGCCCCGGGACTGA
- the HAGH gene encoding hydroxyacylglutathione hydrolase, mitochondrial isoform X7 produces the protein MVLGRGLLGLRSVSALGAACVRRGLGPALLGVLLHHTDCRKSSTMDQGTLRVELLPALTDNYMYLIIDGETKEAAIVDPVQPQKVIETVRKHGVKLTTVLTTHHHWDHAGGNEKLGKLEPGLKVCGGDDRIGALTHKVTHLSTLQVGSLNVKCLSTPCHTSGHICYFVSKPGSSEPPAVFTGDTLFVAGCGKFYEGTADEMYKALLEILGRLPPDTRVYCGHEYTINNLKFARHVEPNNTAIQEKLAWAKEKYGIGEPTVPSTIAEEFTYNPFMRVREKTVQQHAGETDPVTTMRAIRKEKDHFKVPRD, from the exons ATGGTGCTGGGCCGCGGACTGCTCGGCCTCCGGAGCGTCTCCGCACTGGGAGCCGCCTGCGTCCGCCGCGGCCTGG GTCCGGCCCTGCTGGGCGTCCTTCTCCATCACACGGACTGTAGGAAGAGCTCCACCATGGACCAGGGAACCCTGAGGGTCGAGTTGCTGCCCGCGCTGACCGACAACTACATGTACCTGATCATCGACGGCGAGACCAAGGAGGCCGCCATCGTGGACCCGGTGCAGCCTCAGAAG GTCATAGAAACGGTGAGAAAGCACGGCGTGAAGCTGACCACAGTGCTCACCACCCACCACCACTG GGACCACGCTGGTGGGAACGAGAAGCTGGGCAAGTTGGAGCCTGGGTTGAAGGTGTGTGGGGGCGACGACCGGATCGGGGCACTGACTCACAAGGTCACGCATCTGTCCACGCTGCAG GTGGGGTCTCTCAACGTCAAGTGCCTGTCGACACCGTGCCACACTTCCGGCCACATCTGCTACTTCGTGAGCAAGCCCGGGAGCTCTGAGCCTCCTGCTGTGTTCACAG GCGACACCTTGTTCGTGGCTGGCTGTGGGAAGTTCTACGAAGGGACAGCGGACGAGATGTACAAAGCCCTGCTTGAGATCCTGGGCCGGCTCCCTCCAGACACG AGAGTGTACTGCGGCCACGAATATACCATCAACAACCTCAAGTTCGCGCGCCACGTGGAGCCCAACAATACTGCCATTCAGGAGAAACTGGCCTGGGCCAAG GAGAAGTACGGTATCGGGGAGCCCACAGTGCCGTCCACCATCGCGGAGGAGTTCACCTACAACCCGTTCATGAGAGTGAG GGAGAAGACGGTGCAGCAGCATGCTGGCGAGACGGACCCGGTGACCACCATGCGGGCCATCCGCAAAGAGAAGGACCATTTCAAGGTGCCCCGGGACTGA
- the FAHD1 gene encoding acylpyruvase FAHD1, mitochondrial, with amino-acid sequence MAAPRPLSRFWEWGKNIVCVGRNYAEHAREMQSAVPSEPVLFLKPSTAYAPEGSAILMPAYSRNLHHELELGVVMGRRGRAVPEAAAMDYVAGYALCLDMTARDVQDECKKKGLPWTLAKSFTASCPVSAFVPKEKIPDPHNLKLWLKVNGELRQEGDTSSMIFSIPYIISYVSKIMTLEEGDIILTGTPKGVGPVKENDEIQAGIHGVVSMTFKVERPEY; translated from the coding sequence ATGGCAGCCCCCAGGCCGTTGTCCCGCTTCTGGGAGTGGGGAAAGAACATCGTGTGCGTGGGCAGGAACTACGCGGAGCACGCCAGGGAGATGCAGAGCGCCGTGCCGAGCGAGCCGGTGCTCTTCCTGAAGCCGTCCACCGCCTACGCCCCCGAGGGCTCGGCCATCCTCATGCCGGCCTACAGCCGCAACCTGCACCACGAGCTCGAGCTGGGCGTGGTAATGGGCAGGCGCGGCCGCGCGGTGCCCGAGGCCGCGGCCATGGACTACGTGGCCGGCTATGCCCTGTGCCTGGACATGACCGCCAGAGACGTGCAGGACGAGTGCAAGAAGAAGGGGCTGCCCTGGACCCTCGCCAAGAGCTTCACGGCGTCCTGCCCCGTCAGCGCGTTCGTGCCCAAAGAGAAGATCCCCGACCCTCACAACCTGAAGCTCTGGCTCAAGGTCAACGGCGAACTAAGGCAGGAGGGTGACACGTCCTCCATGATCTTTTCCATCCCCTACATTATCAGCTACGTTTCTAAGATAATGACCTTGGAAGAAGGAGATATTATCTTGACCGGGACGCCAAAGGGAGTCGGACCCGTTAAAGAAAACGATGAGATCCAGGCCGGCATACACGGGGTCGTCAGTATGACATTTAAGGTCGAAAGGCCAGAGTACTGA
- the HAGH gene encoding hydroxyacylglutathione hydrolase, mitochondrial isoform X8 produces MDQGTLRVELLPALTDNYMYLIIDGETKEAAIVDPVQPQKVIETVRKHGVKLTTVLTTHHHWDHAGGNEKLGKLEPGLKVCGGDDRIGALTHKVTHLSTLQVGSLNVKCLSTPCHTSGHICYFVSKPGSSEPPAVFTGDTLFVAGCGKFYEGTADEMYKALLEILGRLPPDTRVYCGHEYTINNLKFARHVEPNNTAIQEKLAWAKEVEKEFSGGVNTGGSREYSKTPSLFSPEGEDQRLATSLRLDLPPDPYLASHQRLKDPLLPPLVTFGGGTGTLGSEGPVCGC; encoded by the exons ATGGACCAGGGAACCCTGAGGGTCGAGTTGCTGCCCGCGCTGACCGACAACTACATGTACCTGATCATCGACGGCGAGACCAAGGAGGCCGCCATCGTGGACCCGGTGCAGCCTCAGAAG GTCATAGAAACGGTGAGAAAGCACGGCGTGAAGCTGACCACAGTGCTCACCACCCACCACCACTG GGACCACGCTGGTGGGAACGAGAAGCTGGGCAAGTTGGAGCCTGGGTTGAAGGTGTGTGGGGGCGACGACCGGATCGGGGCACTGACTCACAAGGTCACGCATCTGTCCACGCTGCAG GTGGGGTCTCTCAACGTCAAGTGCCTGTCGACACCGTGCCACACTTCCGGCCACATCTGCTACTTCGTGAGCAAGCCCGGGAGCTCTGAGCCTCCTGCTGTGTTCACAG GCGACACCTTGTTCGTGGCTGGCTGTGGGAAGTTCTACGAAGGGACAGCGGACGAGATGTACAAAGCCCTGCTTGAGATCCTGGGCCGGCTCCCTCCAGACACG AGAGTGTACTGCGGCCACGAATATACCATCAACAACCTCAAGTTCGCGCGCCACGTGGAGCCCAACAATACTGCCATTCAGGAGAAACTGGCCTGGGCCAAG gaggtggagaaggaattCTCAGGAGGAGTGAATACTGGAGGAAGCAGGGAATATTCTAAAACACCCAGCTTGTTTTCACCAGAAGGGGAGGATCAGAGATTAGCGACAAGCCTTCGTCTTGACCTCCCGCCAGACCCCTACTTGGCATCCCACCAGCGGTTGAAGGATCCCCTCTTGCCACCACTGGTCACGTTTGGGGGTGGCACCGGGACCCTCGGGTCTGAGGGCCCTGTGTGTGGGTGCTGA
- the HAGH gene encoding hydroxyacylglutathione hydrolase, mitochondrial isoform X5 produces the protein MVLGRGLLGLRSVSALGAACVRRGLGPALLGVLLHHTDCRKSSTMDQGTLRVELLPALTDNYMYLIIDGETKEAAIVDPVQPQKVIETVRKHGVKLTTVLTTHHHWDHAGGNEKLGKLEPGLKVCGGDDRIGALTHKVTHLSTLQVGSLNVKCLSTPCHTSGHICYFVSKPGSSEPPAVFTGDTLFVAGCGKFYEGTADEMYKALLEILGRLPPDTRVYCGHEYTINNLKFARHVEPNNTAIQEKLAWAKEVEKEFSGGVNTGGSREYSKTPSLFSPEGEDQRLATSLRLDLPPDPYLASHQRLKDPLLPPLVTFGGGTGTLGSEGPVCGC, from the exons ATGGTGCTGGGCCGCGGACTGCTCGGCCTCCGGAGCGTCTCCGCACTGGGAGCCGCCTGCGTCCGCCGCGGCCTGG GTCCGGCCCTGCTGGGCGTCCTTCTCCATCACACGGACTGTAGGAAGAGCTCCACCATGGACCAGGGAACCCTGAGGGTCGAGTTGCTGCCCGCGCTGACCGACAACTACATGTACCTGATCATCGACGGCGAGACCAAGGAGGCCGCCATCGTGGACCCGGTGCAGCCTCAGAAG GTCATAGAAACGGTGAGAAAGCACGGCGTGAAGCTGACCACAGTGCTCACCACCCACCACCACTG GGACCACGCTGGTGGGAACGAGAAGCTGGGCAAGTTGGAGCCTGGGTTGAAGGTGTGTGGGGGCGACGACCGGATCGGGGCACTGACTCACAAGGTCACGCATCTGTCCACGCTGCAG GTGGGGTCTCTCAACGTCAAGTGCCTGTCGACACCGTGCCACACTTCCGGCCACATCTGCTACTTCGTGAGCAAGCCCGGGAGCTCTGAGCCTCCTGCTGTGTTCACAG GCGACACCTTGTTCGTGGCTGGCTGTGGGAAGTTCTACGAAGGGACAGCGGACGAGATGTACAAAGCCCTGCTTGAGATCCTGGGCCGGCTCCCTCCAGACACG AGAGTGTACTGCGGCCACGAATATACCATCAACAACCTCAAGTTCGCGCGCCACGTGGAGCCCAACAATACTGCCATTCAGGAGAAACTGGCCTGGGCCAAG gaggtggagaaggaattCTCAGGAGGAGTGAATACTGGAGGAAGCAGGGAATATTCTAAAACACCCAGCTTGTTTTCACCAGAAGGGGAGGATCAGAGATTAGCGACAAGCCTTCGTCTTGACCTCCCGCCAGACCCCTACTTGGCATCCCACCAGCGGTTGAAGGATCCCCTCTTGCCACCACTGGTCACGTTTGGGGGTGGCACCGGGACCCTCGGGTCTGAGGGCCCTGTGTGTGGGTGCTGA
- the HAGH gene encoding hydroxyacylglutathione hydrolase, mitochondrial isoform X4: protein MVLGRGLLGLRSVSALGAACVRRGLGRDIRTPGLLCRVSLVRPPVDADRGCPLSSGPALLGVLLHHTDCRKSSTMDQGTLRVELLPALTDNYMYLIIDGETKEAAIVDPVQPQKVIETVRKHGVKLTTVLTTHHHWDHAGGNEKLGKLEPGLKVCGGDDRIGALTHKVTHLSTLQVGSLNVKCLSTPCHTSGHICYFVSKPGSSEPPAVFTGDTLFVAGCGKFYEGTADEMYKALLEILGRLPPDTRVYCGHEYTINNLKFARHVEPNNTAIQEKLAWAKEVEKEFSGGVNTGGSREYSKTPSLFSPEGEDQRRSTVSGSPQCRPPSRRSSPTTRS from the exons ATGGTGCTGGGCCGCGGACTGCTCGGCCTCCGGAGCGTCTCCGCACTGGGAGCCGCCTGCGTCCGCCGCGGCCTGG GTCGTGACATCAGGACGCCAGGGCTCCTGTGCCGTGTCAGCCTGGTGCGGCCTCCTGTGGACGCTGACCGGGGCTGCCCTTTGTCTTCAGGTCCGGCCCTGCTGGGCGTCCTTCTCCATCACACGGACTGTAGGAAGAGCTCCACCATGGACCAGGGAACCCTGAGGGTCGAGTTGCTGCCCGCGCTGACCGACAACTACATGTACCTGATCATCGACGGCGAGACCAAGGAGGCCGCCATCGTGGACCCGGTGCAGCCTCAGAAG GTCATAGAAACGGTGAGAAAGCACGGCGTGAAGCTGACCACAGTGCTCACCACCCACCACCACTG GGACCACGCTGGTGGGAACGAGAAGCTGGGCAAGTTGGAGCCTGGGTTGAAGGTGTGTGGGGGCGACGACCGGATCGGGGCACTGACTCACAAGGTCACGCATCTGTCCACGCTGCAG GTGGGGTCTCTCAACGTCAAGTGCCTGTCGACACCGTGCCACACTTCCGGCCACATCTGCTACTTCGTGAGCAAGCCCGGGAGCTCTGAGCCTCCTGCTGTGTTCACAG GCGACACCTTGTTCGTGGCTGGCTGTGGGAAGTTCTACGAAGGGACAGCGGACGAGATGTACAAAGCCCTGCTTGAGATCCTGGGCCGGCTCCCTCCAGACACG AGAGTGTACTGCGGCCACGAATATACCATCAACAACCTCAAGTTCGCGCGCCACGTGGAGCCCAACAATACTGCCATTCAGGAGAAACTGGCCTGGGCCAAG gaggtggagaaggaattCTCAGGAGGAGTGAATACTGGAGGAAGCAGGGAATATTCTAAAACACCCAGCTTGTTTTCACCAGAAGGGGAGGATCAGAG GAGAAGTACGGTATCGGGGAGCCCACAGTGCCGTCCACCATCGCGGAGGAGTTCACCTACAACCCGTTCATGA
- the HAGH gene encoding hydroxyacylglutathione hydrolase, mitochondrial isoform X6 — translation MVLGRGLLGLRSVSALGAACVRRGLGPALLGVLLHHTDCRKSSTMDQGTLRVELLPALTDNYMYLIIDGETKEAAIVDPVQPQKVIETVRKHGVKLTTVLTTHHHWDHAGGNEKLGKLEPGLKVCGGDDRIGALTHKVTHLSTLQVGSLNVKCLSTPCHTSGHICYFVSKPGSSEPPAVFTGDTLFVAGCGKFYEGTADEMYKALLEILGRLPPDTRVYCGHEYTINNLKFARHVEPNNTAIQEKLAWAKEKYGIGEPTVPSTIAEEFTYNPFMRVSLAFGFRREKTVQQHAGETDPVTTMRAIRKEKDHFKVPRD, via the exons ATGGTGCTGGGCCGCGGACTGCTCGGCCTCCGGAGCGTCTCCGCACTGGGAGCCGCCTGCGTCCGCCGCGGCCTGG GTCCGGCCCTGCTGGGCGTCCTTCTCCATCACACGGACTGTAGGAAGAGCTCCACCATGGACCAGGGAACCCTGAGGGTCGAGTTGCTGCCCGCGCTGACCGACAACTACATGTACCTGATCATCGACGGCGAGACCAAGGAGGCCGCCATCGTGGACCCGGTGCAGCCTCAGAAG GTCATAGAAACGGTGAGAAAGCACGGCGTGAAGCTGACCACAGTGCTCACCACCCACCACCACTG GGACCACGCTGGTGGGAACGAGAAGCTGGGCAAGTTGGAGCCTGGGTTGAAGGTGTGTGGGGGCGACGACCGGATCGGGGCACTGACTCACAAGGTCACGCATCTGTCCACGCTGCAG GTGGGGTCTCTCAACGTCAAGTGCCTGTCGACACCGTGCCACACTTCCGGCCACATCTGCTACTTCGTGAGCAAGCCCGGGAGCTCTGAGCCTCCTGCTGTGTTCACAG GCGACACCTTGTTCGTGGCTGGCTGTGGGAAGTTCTACGAAGGGACAGCGGACGAGATGTACAAAGCCCTGCTTGAGATCCTGGGCCGGCTCCCTCCAGACACG AGAGTGTACTGCGGCCACGAATATACCATCAACAACCTCAAGTTCGCGCGCCACGTGGAGCCCAACAATACTGCCATTCAGGAGAAACTGGCCTGGGCCAAG GAGAAGTACGGTATCGGGGAGCCCACAGTGCCGTCCACCATCGCGGAGGAGTTCACCTACAACCCGTTCATGAGAGTGAG CCTGGCCTTCGGCTTCCGCAGGGAGAAGACGGTGCAGCAGCATGCTGGCGAGACGGACCCGGTGACCACCATGCGGGCCATCCGCAAAGAGAAGGACCATTTCAAGGTGCCCCGGGACTGA